Proteins encoded within one genomic window of Anopheles gambiae chromosome 3, idAnoGambNW_F1_1, whole genome shotgun sequence:
- the LOC1277747 gene encoding gastrulation defective protein 1 homolog has product MNRGKITFGKINLKSSAPTSSTNDSAEIPSTSIEATVSGFGSFGRKDNAQDEAVERISAELDNSKLQEVMGISGFGRKQAKQFDINEMIQKAKQNAPKAAVDEKAIIDPDDERKGKDDDDDDEEEEEDEMIGPVPTAAGGGATDSRRKKAHKEEDDSDDDDDDDDEEDDEFDEDAPINKLPHSHEVEMRHGSKAVIALASDPSGVRLASGSMDYNLNFWDFSGMDKSMKSFRSMQPCENHPIRNLSYSFSGDMMLVVSGSSQAKVLDRDGFEKMECVKGDQYIADMSKTKGHIAGLTSGCWSPVRREEFLTSGMDSTLRTWVFAKTKEQRAVIKTRAQGGLKTIPTSCAYNRDGTLIAAGCSDGSLQTWDTRKMFVHTTHCIRDAHAKGADISSVLFSYSGFQLASRSMDETLKLWDMRAFRKPLHVFGGLFSRYDTTDCCYSPDDTMILTGESLPKGTQQANLYVYDTKTFGLVTKLPITDSHVIRTLWHPKLNQIFVGCGNGIIRGLYDEKRSMRGAKLCVVRTHRRKKESEIQGTTQIITPHALPMFRQEKTRSVRKKLEKDRLDPVKSKRPDLPITSGQGGRVASSGGTLSSYVIRNLGLSKRVEDDQDPREAILKYAKEAAENPYWIAPAYAKTQPKPIFNSEDEPDAKKTKTE; this is encoded by the exons ATGAATCGTGGAAAAATTACGTTCGGTAAAATAAATCTTAAATCGTCTGCGCCAACATCGAGCACAAATGATAGCGCGGAAATTCCCTCAACATCTATAG AAGCGACCGTGTCCGGGTTTGGTTCGTTCGGGCGCAAGGACAACGCCCAAGATGAAGCCGTGGAGCGCATCTCGGCCGAGCTGGACAACAGCAAGCTGCAGGAAGTGATGGGCATATCCGGCTTCGGTCGCAAGCAGGCCAAACAGTTCGACATCAACGAAATGATACAGAAAGCGAAACAGAACGCACCGAAAGCGGCAGTAGATGAAAAAGCCATCATAGATCCGGATGATGAAAGAAAAGGCaaggacgatgacgatgatgatgaggaagaggaagaggacgaAATGATTGGTCCAGTACCAACAGCTGCTGGTGGAGGAGCTACCGACAGTCGACGTAAAAAAGCCCATAAAGAGGAAGACGATtccgacgacgatgatgatgatgatgatgaggaagaCGATGAGTTTGATGAGGACGCACCGATAAACAAGCTGCCCCACTCGCACGAGGTAGAGATGCGGCACGGCAGCAAGGCGGTCATCGCCCTTGCCAGCGACCCATCCGGCGTCCGTCTGGCTTCCGGTTCGATGGACTACAATCTCAACTTTTGGGACTTTTCCGGCATGGATAAGTCGATGAAAAGCTTCCGTTCGATGCAGCCGTGCGAGAACCACCCGATCCGCAACCTGTCCTACTCCTTCTCGGGCGATATGATGCTGGTCGTGTCGGGCAGCTCGCAAGCGAAGGTGCTCGACCGGGACGGGTTCGAGAAGATGGAGTGCGTTAAGGGCGACCAGTACATTGCGGACATGTCGAAGACGAAGGGTCACATTGCCGGGCTGACCAGCGGCTGCTGGAGTCCGGTGCGGCGGGAGGAGTTCCTCACGAGCGGCATGGACTCGACGCTCCGCACGTGGGTGTTTGCCAAGACGAAGGAGCAGCGTGCGGTCATTAAAACGCGTGCCCAGGGCGGGCTGAAAACGATCCCCACCAGCTGTGCGTACAATCGCGATGGCACACTGATCGCGGCCGGGTGTAGCGACGGTTCGCTGCAAACCTGGGACACGCGCAAAATGTTCGTGCACACGACGCACTGCATCCGGGACGCGCACGCCAAGGGAGCGGACATCTCGTCCGTACTGTTTTCCTACTCCGGCTTCCAGCTCGCTTCCCGCTCGATGGACGAAACGCTGAAGCTGTGGGATATGCGTGCGTTCAGGAAGCCGCTGCACGTGTTCGGCGGGTTGTTCAGCCGGTACGATACGACCGACTGCTGCTACAGCCCGGACGATACGATGATCCTGACCGGGGAGTCGCTGCCGAAGGGTACGCAGCAGGCCAACCTGTACGTGTACGACACGAAAACGTTCGGGCTGGTGACGAAGCTGCCGATTACCGATTCGCACGTGATCCGCACGCTGTGGCATCCGAAGCTGAACCAGATCTTTGTCGGCTGTGGCAACGGCATCATACGGGGGCTGTACGACGAGAAGCGCAGCATGCGCGGTGCCAAGCTGTGCGTGGTGCGCACGCACCGCAGGAAGAAGGAGTCGGAAATTCAGGGCACAACGCAGATCATTACCCCGCACGCGCTGCCCATGTTCCGGCAGGAGAAGACGCGCTCGGTGCGCAAGAAGCTGGAGAAGGATCGGCTCGATCCGGTCAAGTCGAAGCGGCCCGATCTGCCCATCACCAGCGGGCAGGGTGGGCGTGTGGCCAGCTCCGGCGGTACGCTGTCGTCGTACGTTATCCGCAACCTGGGGCTGAGCAAGCGGGTGGAGGATGATCAGGATCCGCGCGAAGCGATCCTGAAGTACGCAAAGGAGGCGGCCGAAAACCCGTACTGGATTGCGCCCGCGTACGCCAAAACGCAACCGAAACCGATCTTCAACAGCGAAGATGAACCCGACGCGAAAAAGACGAAAACGGAGTAG
- the LOC1277746 gene encoding NTF2-related export protein translates to MASASIDKDMRTKIDTVCTTAEAFVKLYYDHVDKKRQHMSRLYMDTGLLVWNGNGAKGKDEIQKYFHELPRSEHTITTLDAQPIVDDAVSSQLTFVMQVSGTVRFQENPTKPFQQTFMITAQGDKWKIVSDCFRLQDGIF, encoded by the exons ATGGCTTCTGCATCAATTGATAAG GACATGCGGACGAAAATCGACACCGTTTGCACCACGGCGGAAGCGTTCGTGAAGCTCTACTACGACCATGTAGACAAAAAGCGGCAG CACATGTCCCGACTGTACATGGACACGGGACTGCTCGTGTGGAACGGCAACGGGGCGAAAGGGAAGGATGAGATACAGAAGTACTTCCACGAGTTGCCCCGCTCGGAGCACACCATTACCACGCTCGATGCGCAGCCGATCGTCGATGATGCCGTCTCATCGCAGCTAACGTTCGTGATGCAAGTGTCTGGCACGGTGCGGTTTCAGGAGAACCCGACCAAACCGTTCCAGCAAACGTTCATGATCACCGCCCAGGGCGACAAGTGGAAGATCGTGTCGGACTGTTTCCGGCTGCAGGATGGCATATTTTAA
- the LOC133392659 gene encoding GDNF-inducible zinc finger protein 1-like has protein sequence MDVLATCRLCLEPYAPVNGSFCLSNDSFQAAIQRVFSFELKPEQSLPEYACGMCSIKVWEFFSFSKLVEENQQKLLCLAQANVEECNTLMEDKKNVIIIVDDTDNVAAANSAPPNAAIDDGPQTEVSASGTGTPRLEDGTTVERVASKTVGTIDGIELDEHILQELENEDTENTRPRDVNKNLEKPRKTAKILLRSIYMKNKLKSLSCGRCKQSFAQKSQLASHSCSSPRSKIRSVVQANGGMAQSTGDRKQCNTEPHEQSDAEDASDNDLQVLALCRAMLDTTDSSLRSNEEEEASNLPPADGASFPCDQCERTFPTKKQRTKHQYHHKTTECPICRKEIKRKYLKSHIAAHEGAFRCEICMTSYSRMHELRRHKAAKHFIHDTFACAECNRSFPNGKMLIAHRQKMHRTKCTLCDQMIGVAKMKQHIAWHEAMEPEGSKKRPETQDGRFRCDKCKQTFTSKKTLRGHLKKAIPCQCPICKKVLNPRKAKQHLEAHNGPYQCEKCDKSFVNERGLRRHTAKALPCRCPTCKEVLSPGKAKKHLNAHKESLRCEQCGKTFTTKSNCKRHCEKICKGREAGDATPSVPRFRCKTCGKSFANEVLLQRHRDSSTPCKCPICKVLLRPKRAIAHLASHKRAFRCDKCGKAFHNRYNWQQHVQRDVPCKSQSKDYALKVKVEVQEM, from the exons atggaCGTCTTGGCGACGTGCCGACTGTGCCTCGAACCGTACGCACCCGTAAATGGCAGTTTCTGTCTGAGCAACGACTCCTTTCAAGCGGCGATACAGCGTGTATTCTCGTTCGAG CTTAAACCGGAACAAAGCCTGCCCGAATATGCATGTGGCATGTGCTCGATCAAAGTATGGGAGTTCTTCTCCTTCAGCAAGTTGGTAGAGGAGAACCAACAAAAACTGCTGTGTTTGGCGCAGGCGAATGTGGAAGAGTGCAACACCCTAATGGAGGACAAAAAGAACGTTATCATCATTGTGGATGACACCGATAATGTTGCGGCTGCGAATAGCGCGCCCCCAAACGCTGCCATTGATGACGGGCCGCAGACAGAGGTCAGTGCTAGTGGTACTGGCACGCCCAGGTTGGAAGATGGCACAACAGTGGAGAGAGTGGCTTCGAAAACAGTTGGGACGATTGATGGCATTGAGCTTGATGAGCATATCCTGCAAGAGCTGGAAAATGAAGACACCGAAAATACTAGACCGCGTGACGTGAACAAGAACTTGGAAAAGCCTCGTAAAACCGCAAAAATACTATTACGATCTATTTatatgaaaaacaaactcaaatCTCTATCTTGCGGTCGGTGTAAGCAATCATTTGCCCAAAAGAGTCAGCTAGCTAGCCACAGTTGCAGCTCGCCTCGCTCTAAAATACGATCCGTTGTGCAGGCGAACGGCGGCATGGCGCAAAGTACCGGCGATCGGAAGCAGTGTAACACGGAACCTCATGAGCAAAGCGATGCAGAAGACGCTTCGGACAATGATCTCCAGGTTCTCGCATTATGTAGAGCAATGCTCGATACTACTGACTCAAGCCTGAGATCGAatgaggaagaagaagcatcCAATCTGCCACCGGCCGATGGAGCGTCCTTCCCATGCGATCAATGCGAACGTACCTTTCCCACCAAAAAGCAGCGTACTAAGCACCAGTACCATCACAAAACGACAGAATGTCCGATCTGTAGGAAAGAGATAAAGCGCAAGTACCTGAAATCACACATTGCCGCTCACGAGGGCGCATTTCGCTGTGAGATTTGCATGACCAGCTACTCAAGAATGCACGAACTGCGCCGGCATAAGGCGGCGAAACATTTTATCCATGACACGTTTGCGTGTGCGGAGTGTAACCGCAGCTTTCCGAATGGGAAGATGCTGATCGCACACCGACAGAAGATGCACCGAACAAAGTGCACGCTCTGCGATCAAATGATAGGAGTCGCAAAGATGAAGCAGCACATTGCTTGGCACGAAGCGATGGAACCCGAAGGGAGCAAAAAACGTCCGGAGACACAGGACGGTCGGTTCCGGTGTGACAAGTGCAAGCAAACGTTCACCTCCAAGAAAACGCTGAGAGGGCACCTCAAGAAGGCTATACCTTGCCAGTGTCCCATCTGCAAGAAAGTGTTAAATCCCCGAAAGGCAAAACAACACCTAGAGGCCCACAACGGTCCGTACCAGTGTGAAAAGTGCGACAAATCGTTCGTCAATGAGCGAGGTTTAAGAAGGCACACCGCAAAGGCTTTACCGTGCAGGTGTCCCACCTGCAAGGAGGTGCTAAGCCCTGGCAAGGCCAAAAAGCATCTGAATGCACACAAAGAGTCGTTGCGGTGTGAACAGTGCGGTAAAACGTTTACCACCAAATCGAACTGCAAGAGACACTGCGAGAAGATTTGCAAGGGGAGAGAAGCCGGAGATGCTACTCCAAGCGTGCCTCGGTTCCGGTGTAAGACGTGTGGCAAATCGTTTGCAAATGAGGTGCTTTTACAGAGGCACAGGGATAGTAGTACACCTTGCAAGTGTCCCATCTGCAAGGTATTGCTAAGACCCAAGAGGGCAATAGCCCATCTGGCATCACACAAACGTGCATTCCGGTGTGACAAGTGTGGGAAAGCGTTCCACAACCGATACAACTGGCAGCAGCATGTTCAAAGAGATGTGCCCTGCAAGTCTCAATCCAAGGATTACGCGTTGAAGGTTAAAGTTGAAGTGCAGGAAATGTAA